A window from Kovacikia minuta CCNUW1 encodes these proteins:
- a CDS encoding Fur family transcriptional regulator codes for MVNTTPFTTTSLKAEFHEYGWRLTSQRQTILEVFQNLPQGNHLSAEALDEILQNKGQDISLSTIYRTLKLMARIGILRELELSEGHKLYELNQPHPHHHHHLVCVFCHNTIEFKSNPTLQVGYKTAQKQGFHLLDCQLTIHAICPACQKGGGERERIKDEG; via the coding sequence ATGGTCAATACCACTCCTTTCACAACCACATCGCTCAAGGCTGAGTTTCATGAGTATGGTTGGCGGCTGACATCGCAGCGACAAACCATTCTGGAAGTTTTTCAAAATCTCCCCCAGGGCAACCATTTGAGTGCGGAAGCTCTTGACGAGATTCTCCAAAACAAAGGTCAGGACATCAGTCTGTCTACTATCTACCGAACGCTTAAATTGATGGCTCGGATCGGGATTCTGCGGGAGTTGGAGCTGTCAGAAGGTCACAAATTGTATGAACTGAACCAACCCCATCCCCACCATCACCATCACCTGGTTTGCGTGTTCTGTCACAATACGATCGAATTCAAGAGTAATCCGACTTTGCAAGTGGGGTACAAAACCGCTCAAAAACAGGGATTTCACCTGCTTGATTGTCAGTTGACGATTCACGCTATTTGTCCAGCGTGTCAGAAGGGTGGGGGGGAAAGGGAAAGGATAAAGGATGAAGGATAA
- a CDS encoding VWA domain-containing protein, producing the protein MSYFLQLSLLKRLGSLAIAMLLAPSMLVIPATAQASPRPIRTGATCTGAEVLQPNDPDVQALRSLISRYKVTSSYITGVGERPMTRFEFAANLNAVLNRINELIASGNTDVVLKTDLPILQRLQEKYRVELALIGGRVDALEARTSTLERQQFSTSTKLSGEVIFPINQAPLPNPAPATSIPKPTAPPPVADIAAQNFGQARTRQTVPGKPLPPVQAVTPYPGGLLPKDRINQPGTGNTEGYNPINENPFLRPGSNPLSTFSIDVDTASYSNVRRFITQGQLPPKDAVRIEEMINYFPYDYPQPQGNKPFSITTDVAAAPWNPKHKLVQIGLKGRQLQQAQPSNLVFLVDVSGSMDQPNKLPLVKQSLCLLVNELAASDRVTLVVYAGNAGLVLPPTAGNQKQKILAAIDQLEAGGSTAGGAGIELAYKMAQQSFLKNGNNRVILATDGDFNVGVSSDAELVRLIEQKRDRGIFLTVLGFGTGNYKDAKMEQLADKGNGNYAYIDTLLEAKKVLVNDLRGTLFAIAKDVKIQVEFNPAKVQAYRLIGYENRLLRDQDFNDDTKDAGEIGAGHTVTALYEVIPTGMESDVKLPSIDPLKYQQNPAATTSSNELMQVKLRYKNPQDSTSQLISQPILDRNTQVNAASNNLKFSAAVVMFGMLLRDSEFKGAANINTVSQLANQARGKDQEGYRSEFISLVDRCKRLLAQQTGTENASNGAPQRN; encoded by the coding sequence ATGTCGTATTTTTTACAATTATCGCTGCTGAAACGGCTAGGATCTCTCGCAATCGCGATGCTTCTGGCTCCTTCGATGCTGGTTATCCCTGCGACGGCTCAGGCATCCCCTCGCCCCATACGCACGGGTGCTACTTGTACAGGTGCGGAGGTCCTTCAGCCCAATGATCCGGATGTGCAGGCGTTGCGATCGCTCATTTCTCGCTACAAGGTTACAAGTTCTTACATCACTGGAGTTGGTGAAAGACCGATGACTCGGTTTGAATTTGCAGCAAACTTAAATGCAGTATTAAATCGCATTAATGAATTAATTGCTTCTGGAAATACGGATGTTGTTCTCAAAACTGATTTACCAATCTTACAGCGGTTGCAAGAAAAGTATCGGGTTGAGCTGGCACTGATTGGGGGAAGGGTAGATGCCCTAGAAGCCCGAACATCTACCTTAGAGAGGCAGCAATTTTCTACAAGCACTAAGCTCTCTGGAGAAGTCATTTTTCCCATAAATCAGGCTCCGCTGCCAAATCCAGCACCCGCCACATCCATACCTAAGCCTACAGCCCCACCGCCTGTTGCAGATATTGCAGCTCAAAACTTTGGACAGGCACGAACTCGTCAAACAGTACCTGGAAAACCATTGCCTCCGGTTCAAGCTGTAACCCCTTATCCTGGTGGTCTTTTGCCTAAAGACCGGATCAACCAACCTGGGACAGGCAATACCGAAGGCTACAACCCAATTAACGAAAATCCCTTCCTGCGTCCCGGTAGCAATCCCCTGTCTACGTTTTCGATCGATGTAGATACCGCTTCCTACAGCAACGTGCGACGGTTCATTACCCAGGGACAACTGCCGCCCAAAGATGCGGTGCGGATTGAGGAAATGATCAACTATTTCCCCTACGACTACCCCCAGCCCCAAGGCAACAAACCCTTTTCGATTACCACCGATGTTGCCGCTGCTCCCTGGAATCCGAAACACAAGCTGGTGCAGATTGGCTTAAAAGGACGGCAGTTGCAGCAAGCCCAACCGAGCAATCTGGTGTTTCTGGTGGATGTCTCCGGTTCGATGGATCAGCCAAACAAACTGCCCCTAGTGAAACAGTCCCTTTGCTTGCTGGTCAATGAACTGGCTGCCAGCGATCGCGTCACCCTAGTCGTTTACGCCGGAAATGCGGGTCTGGTCTTGCCACCCACGGCTGGAAATCAGAAGCAAAAGATTTTGGCAGCGATCGACCAACTGGAAGCGGGTGGTTCCACCGCAGGCGGGGCAGGCATCGAACTGGCTTACAAAATGGCACAGCAGAGTTTCCTGAAGAATGGCAACAATCGCGTCATTTTAGCAACCGATGGCGATTTCAATGTCGGTGTTTCCAGCGATGCTGAACTGGTGCGGTTAATTGAGCAAAAGCGCGATCGGGGTATCTTTCTTACCGTTTTGGGATTTGGCACCGGAAACTATAAGGATGCCAAAATGGAGCAACTGGCAGATAAGGGCAATGGCAACTACGCCTACATCGATACCCTGCTGGAAGCCAAAAAGGTGCTGGTGAATGATTTAAGAGGAACCTTGTTCGCGATCGCCAAGGACGTGAAGATTCAGGTCGAATTCAACCCAGCAAAAGTTCAGGCGTATCGGTTGATTGGCTACGAAAATCGGCTCTTGCGCGACCAGGACTTTAACGACGACACCAAAGACGCAGGCGAAATTGGTGCTGGACATACCGTAACCGCATTGTACGAAGTCATTCCCACAGGGATGGAGAGCGATGTCAAACTACCGTCGATCGATCCGCTGAAATACCAACAAAATCCCGCTGCGACAACATCCAGCAACGAGCTAATGCAGGTTAAACTGCGCTACAAAAATCCCCAAGACTCCACCAGCCAACTGATTTCCCAACCGATTCTAGATCGAAATACCCAGGTGAATGCTGCTTCCAACAATCTAAAATTCTCCGCGGCAGTCGTGATGTTTGGCATGCTACTACGCGACTCAGAATTCAAAGGTGCAGCCAACATTAACACCGTATCGCAACTTGCCAATCAAGCCAGGGGCAAGGATCAGGAAGGCTACCGCAGCGAATTTATTTCCCTGGTCGATCGCTGCAAAAGGTTGCTGGCTCAACAAACAGGAACCGAAAACGCCAGCAATGGCGCTCCCCAAAGAAATTGA
- a CDS encoding aromatic ring-hydroxylating oxygenase subunit alpha, with amino-acid sequence MQKTEQKPATLPRDCTFSESDWNALAPFWYPIAFSHEVTAEKPFGTKLLDQRLVVYRLSEGSIVVARDICLHRGVPLSLGWIDGDELVCAYHGVRYNKEGQCVCIPAYSESAIPSRLKLTTYPVMERYGLVWTRLVDNGPVHFPDLSEWDDPDYLQVLPNSVAMNAAAGRQMEGFLDVSHFAFVHAQSFGDRSNPEVPNYPVELTPHGFRADYQSTVSNYPHSLKHLNPPGFVWRRLFEVWLPFTAKLTVFFPNGGLLHVLNAASPVSARKTRLFVPICRNFDKDAPLQDTLDFNHQVFAEDQVMVEEQYPEDLPINLQDEVHISGDKSSITYRKRLAALGLGRSFTA; translated from the coding sequence ATGCAAAAAACCGAACAAAAGCCTGCAACCTTACCCCGTGATTGCACTTTTAGCGAATCCGACTGGAATGCCCTTGCTCCCTTCTGGTATCCGATCGCCTTTTCCCACGAAGTGACGGCTGAAAAGCCCTTTGGCACCAAACTTTTGGATCAGCGATTAGTGGTTTATCGCCTGTCGGAAGGCTCCATTGTTGTGGCGCGGGACATTTGTCTGCACCGGGGAGTGCCGCTCAGCCTGGGTTGGATCGATGGGGACGAACTCGTTTGTGCCTATCACGGAGTCCGCTACAACAAGGAAGGACAGTGCGTTTGCATTCCTGCCTACTCCGAATCTGCCATTCCATCCCGGCTTAAACTCACCACCTACCCGGTGATGGAGCGCTATGGACTCGTCTGGACACGGCTGGTGGATAATGGCCCGGTTCATTTTCCTGATTTGAGTGAATGGGACGATCCGGACTATCTGCAAGTTTTACCCAACAGTGTCGCGATGAATGCAGCCGCAGGTCGCCAGATGGAGGGCTTTTTGGATGTGAGCCACTTTGCGTTTGTGCATGCCCAGTCGTTTGGCGATCGGAGTAACCCGGAAGTGCCCAACTATCCTGTAGAACTCACCCCCCACGGATTTCGCGCCGATTACCAGAGCACCGTCAGCAATTATCCACACTCTCTCAAACATCTCAACCCACCTGGATTTGTCTGGCGCAGACTGTTTGAAGTCTGGCTTCCCTTCACAGCAAAGCTAACGGTCTTCTTCCCCAATGGGGGGCTGTTGCATGTTCTCAATGCCGCATCTCCCGTATCTGCCCGCAAAACCCGCCTGTTTGTGCCGATCTGCCGTAACTTTGATAAGGACGCACCGCTCCAGGATACGCTCGACTTCAATCACCAGGTGTTTGCGGAAGATCAGGTAATGGTGGAGGAGCAATATCCCGAAGATCTGCCGATCAATCTTCAGGATGAGGTTCACATTAGCGGCGACAAGAGTTCCATTACCTATCGCAAAAGGTTGGCAGCACTGGGATTGGGGCGATCGTTTACAGCGTAG
- a CDS encoding Uma2 family endonuclease encodes MVSRLQPTTQPEAIYPESDGKPMADNTQQFRWIVVVKENLEWLFANDATVFIAGDLLWYPLEGRNDLSTAPDVLVVFGRPKGDRGSYQQWNEAGIAPQVVFEILSPSNTKAEMNRKLLFYDRHGVEEYYLYDPYGNCLNGWRRTEDFLEVIEPIDNWASPRLGIRFDLSGAELQIYRPDGQPFLSYVQIAGQLEQERQAKAQLEQRVEQMETSLEQERALREQEQRRSQALAERLRAMGIDPDQA; translated from the coding sequence ATGGTTTCGCGGCTACAACCCACTACACAACCGGAAGCCATTTATCCCGAAAGTGATGGCAAACCAATGGCAGATAATACCCAACAGTTTCGCTGGATTGTTGTGGTCAAGGAGAACCTGGAATGGTTGTTTGCTAATGATGCCACAGTGTTTATTGCAGGCGATCTGCTCTGGTATCCGTTGGAAGGCAGAAACGACCTGAGTACTGCGCCCGATGTTCTGGTAGTTTTCGGCAGACCGAAAGGAGATCGTGGCTCCTACCAGCAGTGGAATGAGGCTGGAATTGCCCCTCAGGTTGTATTCGAGATCCTTTCCCCCAGCAACACCAAGGCAGAGATGAACCGCAAGCTATTATTTTACGATCGCCACGGGGTAGAGGAATACTACCTGTATGACCCGTATGGTAATTGCCTTAATGGATGGAGACGGACGGAAGATTTCCTGGAAGTGATTGAGCCAATCGACAACTGGGCCAGTCCCCGCCTGGGCATTCGGTTTGACCTGTCTGGAGCGGAGTTGCAGATTTACCGTCCCGATGGACAGCCCTTTTTGAGCTATGTCCAAATTGCTGGTCAATTAGAACAAGAAAGACAGGCAAAAGCACAGCTAGAACAGCGGGTTGAACAGATGGAAACCTCACTGGAGCAGGAACGGGCTTTACGAGAACAGGAACAGCGGCGATCGCAGGCATTAGCAGAACGACTTCGCGCAATGGGAATTGACCCGGATCAGGCGTAA
- a CDS encoding glycoside hydrolase family 10 protein, with product MRSSLKLLSLLTFLVTLIAILVASVYFPIAAQIQPPQSNRSEIRGVWVTNVDSNVLFDRDRLSHAVQELAELNFNTLYPTVWNWGYTLYPSALSKSVIGAAFDPRPLGLENRDAIAEFVEQGHQKGMAVIPWFEFGFMAPEDSALAMRHSDWLTQRQDGTQVWQEGIYPRVWLNPFKPEVQQFITDLILEVVTRYDIDGIQLDDHFGLPYEFGYDDFTVQLYQKEHRGKSPPTDPKNPEWIRWRANKITAFLTQVFKAVKAKKSKVLIGLSPNDYDFSYGHSLQDWRTWERQGLIEELILQVYQSNLDSFTTKLKAPELQNARRHIPTGIGILSGLKRRTVPMQQIQQQVQVVRNQGFAGVSFFFYETLWNLGSDPARAAKYPQGSVTPEERLRQRKAGLQTLFPSPATRPNVLQGWIPER from the coding sequence ATGCGATCGTCCCTCAAACTCCTCTCTTTGCTGACCTTTCTCGTTACTCTAATTGCGATTTTGGTGGCATCCGTTTATTTTCCGATCGCCGCACAGATTCAACCGCCACAATCGAACCGCAGCGAAATTCGAGGGGTTTGGGTTACGAATGTGGACAGCAATGTGTTGTTCGATCGCGATCGCCTCAGCCACGCTGTTCAGGAACTTGCAGAATTAAATTTCAATACCTTGTATCCCACGGTTTGGAACTGGGGCTATACCCTCTATCCCAGTGCCCTCTCAAAATCGGTGATTGGCGCTGCTTTTGACCCGCGCCCTCTGGGGTTGGAGAACCGGGATGCGATCGCAGAATTTGTGGAACAGGGACACCAGAAAGGAATGGCAGTCATTCCCTGGTTTGAGTTTGGTTTTATGGCACCAGAAGACTCTGCCCTGGCAATGCGTCATTCCGATTGGCTTACCCAGCGTCAGGATGGAACCCAGGTTTGGCAAGAAGGAATTTATCCACGGGTATGGCTCAACCCCTTTAAGCCAGAAGTGCAACAGTTTATTACGGATCTGATTCTGGAAGTCGTCACCCGCTATGACATCGATGGGATTCAATTAGACGATCATTTTGGGTTGCCCTACGAATTTGGCTATGACGACTTCACCGTGCAACTTTACCAGAAAGAGCATCGGGGTAAATCTCCACCCACCGATCCAAAAAATCCCGAATGGATACGTTGGCGAGCCAATAAAATTACCGCGTTCCTGACCCAGGTCTTTAAGGCAGTCAAAGCCAAAAAGAGCAAGGTGCTGATTGGGCTATCTCCTAACGATTACGATTTTTCCTATGGTCATTCCCTGCAAGACTGGCGCACTTGGGAACGACAGGGGCTAATTGAAGAGTTAATTTTGCAGGTTTACCAGAGCAACCTGGATTCATTTACCACCAAACTAAAAGCCCCTGAACTTCAAAATGCTCGCCGCCACATTCCCACAGGAATCGGTATTTTAAGTGGACTCAAACGCCGCACGGTGCCGATGCAACAGATCCAGCAACAGGTTCAGGTTGTTCGTAATCAGGGATTTGCTGGGGTTTCTTTCTTTTTTTACGAAACCCTGTGGAATCTGGGTTCTGACCCTGCCCGCGCTGCGAAATACCCGCAAGGGAGCGTTACCCCAGAAGAAAGACTCCGCCAGCGCAAGGCAGGTTTACAGACATTATTCCCTTCCCCCGCAACCCGACCCAATGTATTACAGGGCTGGATACCCGAAAGATAA
- a CDS encoding FAD-dependent oxidoreductase yields the protein MTPTQPNVRSYDLIGFGDEVPGVLALVAAAREFNRRTGRRLKTLLMFKGSSLEGVGGHLVRGGLAYLDRSNIPLDVRQTLGLPTFGDPAAIYKEFLQRAGVAQIALDPRKADAALRRMLSEAGVDIISRIQIQAVLKEGSKLVGIKLTSGQTYLAKQFIDSTVHAELAQIAGVPKLKGFETFGLPESELPVTLVFETEGLSIQRLKDVELSFLKRFINRNDSEAQRFINIAAGSNAALAEQFRQGLVTPQGQPRTMYVGQDHIDVLSRALSIAYHSFRGKKLALAESGAILDQANIAILPGGRLSWNALLIYTTGSQAEALARGAAKPTAAMLEEMKFIEKWFKSIGATVVRSASELYIRHAGNVTGVVEPLSGARMLEGGVFSNEALGTFGYHLDVRGGITGLGARAAEKGIASISFHTPPLFNIGIRHALVRSVPNLAVVSPASGFDGYACAAGRIVEFNVAVGQGVGIAASLAIISNRNLAEITNREVRQVLEQTGQLSRIYGRSYMTEASRLQAFETSLIA from the coding sequence ATGACCCCAACCCAACCCAATGTCCGTTCCTATGATCTGATTGGCTTTGGGGATGAAGTTCCCGGAGTCTTGGCACTGGTTGCCGCTGCCAGAGAGTTCAATCGGCGTACTGGCAGAAGACTCAAAACTTTGCTGATGTTCAAGGGGAGTTCTTTAGAAGGGGTGGGGGGCCATCTGGTGCGCGGGGGGTTGGCTTATCTCGATCGCAGCAACATTCCCCTGGATGTTCGCCAAACTTTGGGCTTACCGACTTTTGGAGATCCGGCGGCGATCTATAAAGAATTCTTGCAACGGGCAGGGGTCGCGCAGATTGCCCTTGACCCACGCAAGGCAGATGCAGCCCTGCGTCGCATGTTGAGCGAAGCTGGGGTTGATATAATCAGCCGCATCCAGATTCAGGCTGTACTTAAAGAAGGTTCCAAGCTCGTAGGCATCAAGCTCACCAGTGGACAAACCTATCTGGCGAAACAGTTTATTGACTCCACAGTCCATGCGGAACTGGCGCAAATAGCAGGAGTGCCTAAACTCAAGGGATTTGAAACGTTTGGCTTGCCAGAGTCAGAACTGCCAGTGACGCTGGTGTTTGAAACTGAAGGACTCAGTATCCAACGACTCAAAGATGTTGAGCTGTCTTTTCTCAAACGCTTTATCAACCGCAACGATAGCGAAGCTCAGCGCTTTATCAACATCGCTGCTGGCTCCAATGCTGCCCTGGCAGAACAATTTCGGCAAGGACTGGTCACGCCCCAGGGACAACCCCGGACAATGTACGTCGGACAGGATCACATCGATGTCCTTAGCCGTGCCCTGTCGATTGCTTACCACTCCTTTCGGGGCAAAAAACTGGCGCTGGCTGAAAGTGGTGCCATTCTCGATCAGGCAAATATCGCCATTCTTCCGGGTGGCAGGCTTTCCTGGAATGCGCTGCTGATTTATACCACAGGTTCCCAGGCGGAAGCACTGGCGCGAGGGGCAGCAAAACCGACCGCTGCCATGCTGGAAGAAATGAAGTTTATTGAGAAGTGGTTTAAGAGCATTGGGGCAACGGTGGTGCGATCGGCATCAGAGCTGTATATCCGGCATGCAGGCAATGTTACAGGAGTGGTTGAACCCTTAAGTGGTGCCAGAATGCTGGAAGGGGGAGTCTTTTCCAATGAAGCTCTGGGAACCTTTGGCTACCATCTGGATGTGCGGGGCGGAATTACAGGATTGGGTGCCAGAGCCGCGGAAAAAGGCATTGCCAGTATTTCATTCCATACGCCACCCTTGTTTAATATTGGCATTCGCCATGCTCTGGTCAGGAGTGTGCCAAATTTGGCTGTGGTCAGTCCGGCTTCCGGCTTTGATGGGTACGCCTGTGCCGCAGGTCGAATTGTTGAGTTTAATGTAGCGGTTGGTCAGGGCGTCGGAATTGCTGCCAGTCTTGCCATTATCAGCAATCGAAATCTGGCTGAAATTACCAACCGCGAGGTTCGGCAAGTATTAGAGCAAACCGGGCAACTCTCCCGTATTTATGGCAGAAGCTATATGACCGAAGCCTCTCGCCTGCAAGCATTTGAAACTTCGTTGATTGCTTAG
- a CDS encoding saccharopine dehydrogenase family protein, with translation MTDRPYDVVLYGASGFVGKQTVQYFADHAPPEQVRWAIAGRNRQKLEAVRDEVGVTVDVLVADGQDQPTIDAIVAQTRVILTTAGPFALYGDALVDACVRFQTHYVDITGETPWVRTLIDRYQTQAAADGTRIIPCCGFDSVPSDLGTYLVVRYLQRELGGLCQQVSACFQGYGGFNGGTLASVFNLYDLPGAAQLGDPFLLNPTRNHAQAEIDRNRDPQTPFFDSTLNTWLAPFFMGVVNTRIVRRSSALYEEWQEPYGPDFTYQEYLKFDEPLAWLKATGVTAGSALFTGILQQPPVRSLLQPMLPQPGSGPSEQTMNAGWFSCELVGTAVDGHQVRGLIRDQGDPGNRATVKFVSESALSLVLHLDELPGGRGRGGILTPATGLGDVLAERLRQAGMTITVNPSFIG, from the coding sequence ATGACCGATCGTCCCTATGATGTGGTGCTTTATGGTGCTAGTGGTTTTGTGGGCAAACAAACCGTGCAATACTTTGCCGACCATGCCCCTCCTGAACAGGTGCGCTGGGCGATCGCAGGACGAAACCGCCAGAAGTTGGAGGCTGTGCGCGACGAAGTTGGCGTCACTGTGGATGTGCTGGTTGCCGATGGTCAGGATCAGCCGACGATCGATGCGATCGTCGCTCAAACACGGGTAATTCTCACCACCGCCGGACCCTTTGCTCTCTATGGGGATGCTCTGGTGGATGCCTGTGTACGCTTCCAGACCCATTACGTCGATATCACCGGAGAAACGCCCTGGGTCAGAACCTTGATCGATCGCTACCAGACTCAAGCTGCTGCCGATGGTACCCGCATCATTCCCTGTTGTGGCTTTGATTCTGTCCCATCTGATCTGGGCACTTACCTGGTTGTTCGCTATTTGCAACGGGAATTGGGTGGGCTTTGCCAACAGGTGAGTGCCTGTTTTCAGGGATATGGAGGTTTCAATGGGGGCACGCTGGCATCTGTTTTTAATCTCTACGATTTGCCAGGAGCCGCGCAGTTAGGTGATCCGTTTCTGCTGAATCCAACTCGAAACCATGCCCAAGCCGAGATCGATCGCAACCGTGACCCCCAAACTCCGTTCTTTGACTCCACCCTCAACACCTGGCTCGCTCCCTTCTTTATGGGGGTTGTTAATACGCGCATCGTCCGCCGCAGTTCTGCCCTCTACGAGGAATGGCAGGAACCCTACGGACCCGACTTTACCTATCAGGAGTACCTCAAGTTTGATGAACCCTTAGCATGGCTAAAAGCGACAGGCGTTACCGCCGGATCTGCCCTATTTACGGGAATTCTACAACAGCCTCCGGTGCGATCGCTGCTGCAACCCATGCTGCCCCAACCGGGTAGCGGTCCCTCGGAACAAACAATGAATGCAGGTTGGTTCTCCTGTGAATTAGTGGGCACCGCTGTAGATGGACACCAGGTGCGGGGGCTGATTCGAGATCAGGGCGATCCTGGCAATCGGGCGACGGTTAAATTTGTCAGTGAATCGGCATTGAGCCTGGTGCTCCACTTGGATGAACTACCAGGTGGTCGCGGGCGGGGAGGGATTCTGACCCCGGCTACGGGGTTAGGGGACGTGTTAGCCGAACGGTTACGCCAGGCAGGGATGACGATCACCGTGAACCCCTCATTCATCGGCTAG
- a CDS encoding Precorrin-3B methylase: MAKQEKPLTGEALVKEACRRIRVARSYWDAHNNAACRGERDRALTLYNTLTKEQKDQIPQQLRVWLRYRSEKYFGAHRTPPKSKRKSK; the protein is encoded by the coding sequence ATGGCAAAGCAAGAAAAACCACTCACAGGAGAAGCTCTGGTTAAGGAAGCCTGTCGGCGGATTCGAGTTGCTCGCAGTTATTGGGATGCCCATAATAATGCCGCCTGTCGGGGAGAGCGCGATCGTGCCCTGACCCTTTACAACACCCTGACGAAGGAACAAAAGGATCAAATTCCACAGCAGCTAAGAGTATGGCTACGCTACCGCAGTGAAAAGTACTTCGGAGCACACCGCACTCCACCCAAGTCAAAACGCAAATCGAAATAG
- a CDS encoding IS30 family transposase, whose protein sequence is MSYTQLSADERLELYRLRQRGDLSLRAIAIRMGRSHSTISRELKRNQSSEQIYLPDLAQAQQHVRRQQSKQPFVGISEGCLARVKAQLRQYHSPQQIAGSLKLKGLEWVSHETIYQMIYHNYADMGAYRGYLRHSHIRRQHRSAKRQKRGLIPNRVGIEHRPVIAEQKSEIGHWEGDTIVGGNHLGAIATHVDKASKFLVARVMKDRTAGEMNRVSIAAFESIPKERRKTMTFDNGKEFSKHEQLTARLGVQCYFANPYHSWERGLNEHTNGLIRQFFPKGTNFRIVKQDEVDQVVELINHRPRQSLGYRTPHEVFWGQSGDGALQI, encoded by the coding sequence ATGAGCTATACGCAGCTTAGCGCAGATGAGCGCCTGGAACTCTATCGATTGAGACAAAGGGGTGATTTGTCCCTGCGGGCAATTGCCATTCGAATGGGACGTTCCCACAGCACCATTTCTCGTGAACTCAAACGCAACCAAAGCTCAGAGCAGATCTATCTACCGGACTTGGCTCAAGCTCAGCAGCACGTTCGTCGGCAGCAGTCCAAGCAACCGTTTGTGGGCATCTCTGAGGGTTGTTTGGCGAGGGTGAAAGCGCAACTTCGGCAGTACCATAGCCCGCAACAGATTGCCGGTTCACTCAAGCTCAAAGGACTGGAGTGGGTGAGCCATGAGACCATCTATCAGATGATTTATCACAACTATGCCGATATGGGTGCCTATCGTGGCTATTTACGGCACTCTCACATCCGACGGCAGCATCGGAGCGCCAAGCGACAGAAACGAGGATTGATTCCCAATCGAGTTGGGATTGAACACAGACCTGTGATTGCAGAACAAAAGAGTGAAATTGGGCATTGGGAAGGCGATACGATCGTCGGGGGTAATCATTTGGGAGCGATTGCGACGCATGTAGACAAAGCCTCAAAGTTTCTGGTTGCACGAGTGATGAAAGACCGAACAGCAGGGGAGATGAACCGTGTCAGTATTGCAGCGTTTGAGTCGATTCCAAAAGAGCGACGTAAGACGATGACGTTTGATAATGGCAAGGAGTTTAGCAAGCATGAGCAACTAACAGCGAGGTTGGGAGTGCAATGTTATTTTGCCAATCCATATCATTCTTGGGAACGTGGGTTGAATGAGCATACGAATGGATTGATTCGACAGTTTTTCCCAAAAGGAACGAATTTTAGAATCGTCAAGCAAGATGAAGTCGATCAAGTAGTTGAATTGATTAATCATCGACCGAGACAATCGTTAGGTTATCGAACTCCTCATGAGGTATTCTGGGGTCAGTCAGGTGATGGTGCACTTCAGATTTGA
- a CDS encoding PTPA-CTERM sorting domain-containing protein, with protein sequence MPPSSFAKTRSLSIVGTTLISLSLFSVPATQAAIIGVSDAGSWATGSNTLSNLGFNMVSVPNSPQAEFGDVSALNSPLGNLSFSRSVNKRVVPTSWISWSHGYTGEVYFTQAISDPTPFSTLTITLPAGIGAFDFYAQPNLFGVYSISAAASNGSIITQSINGVGGAQYFGFYSDDPSEFLTSIIISAQPQANGFAIGELRLANPIPTPALLPGLIGLGLGIWRKRKGR encoded by the coding sequence ATGCCCCCTTCATCTTTTGCCAAAACCCGATCGCTGTCTATTGTTGGAACAACCCTGATTTCACTCAGTCTTTTTTCTGTGCCTGCTACACAGGCAGCCATTATTGGTGTCAGTGATGCGGGTTCGTGGGCTACAGGATCAAATACGCTCTCTAATTTGGGCTTTAACATGGTTTCTGTCCCCAACAGTCCCCAGGCAGAATTTGGTGATGTTTCAGCCCTCAATTCACCCTTAGGTAACTTAAGCTTTAGCCGCAGTGTCAACAAACGGGTTGTTCCCACTAGTTGGATTTCCTGGAGTCACGGCTACACAGGGGAAGTTTACTTTACTCAAGCGATTTCAGACCCAACTCCTTTTTCGACGCTGACCATTACCCTACCTGCTGGTATTGGTGCTTTCGATTTCTACGCCCAACCCAATTTATTCGGTGTGTATAGTATTTCGGCAGCAGCTTCAAATGGTTCCATCATTACGCAAAGTATTAATGGGGTTGGGGGTGCTCAGTATTTTGGGTTCTATTCCGATGATCCGTCGGAGTTCTTGACTTCGATCATTATTAGCGCCCAACCCCAGGCAAACGGTTTTGCAATTGGTGAACTGCGCCTGGCTAATCCTATTCCTACGCCTGCCCTATTGCCTGGTTTGATTGGTTTAGGGTTAGGAATCTGGCGCAAGCGGAAAGGAAGATAG